In Tsuneonella dongtanensis, a single window of DNA contains:
- a CDS encoding heparinase II/III family protein, with translation MADALEQVRERAPSADTRALPLGPGVDPHALYEAPGEVIEPGRALVIADFAAPSVGAGEALIRLAYRMGFSASTLARPFGKPAKPRLLGTVDSPLAGERTAGVALRAGHFFVHGVKAPIAQMDFKPVAKLTPPFERTVHGFTWLRDLAACAPREQCTATAERVLSAWLEVNRTPGKGAAWHVENAGNRLLNWLVHAPLILSGDGKLRARTLAAMEATARWLDRNVTKAPDRLGEVAGWTAIVAAGLLLPDGKPRRLFGEAGLVRALGELVADDGGVLSRSPLAQIDAIGLLIELKACYRAVRREPPPAIEAMLAMLVPPLLGLTHGDGGLGSWQGAGAVPAERISALVAASGVRTRPLKEARQWGFQRATGGKAVLQFDAAPPPLAKHARSGCASTLAFEFSHGPQRLIVNCGGAAFAGGQVPVRIEQGLRATAAHSTLVLDDANSTAVLLHGKLGAGVGEVEVDRRVLELAGGKATRLEASHDGYASRHGLTHRRILILRDDGNELRGEDLLVPAGKSAKRGKIAFALRFHVGPGIELGLSEDKRGAGLALPDGSYWQFRLGQTGEGVTLSIEESLWVDGQGRPQPIEQLVIQGMTPRSGGSFAWLLKKMG, from the coding sequence ATGGCCGACGCGCTCGAACAGGTCCGCGAGCGCGCCCCGTCCGCCGATACACGCGCGCTTCCGCTCGGCCCCGGCGTGGATCCGCACGCTCTCTACGAAGCGCCCGGCGAAGTGATCGAGCCGGGCCGCGCGCTCGTCATCGCCGACTTCGCGGCACCGTCGGTCGGCGCGGGCGAGGCGCTTATTCGCCTGGCCTATCGCATGGGCTTTTCCGCCAGCACCCTCGCGCGCCCGTTCGGGAAACCTGCCAAGCCGCGCCTGCTGGGCACCGTCGACAGCCCGCTTGCGGGCGAACGCACCGCCGGCGTGGCGCTGCGCGCGGGCCATTTCTTCGTCCACGGGGTCAAGGCCCCGATCGCGCAGATGGACTTCAAACCGGTCGCCAAGCTGACCCCGCCCTTCGAGCGGACGGTCCACGGTTTCACGTGGCTGCGCGACCTGGCGGCCTGCGCCCCCCGGGAGCAATGCACGGCCACTGCCGAGCGGGTCCTGTCCGCATGGCTCGAGGTCAACCGCACCCCCGGCAAGGGTGCCGCATGGCACGTGGAGAACGCGGGCAACCGTCTGCTCAACTGGCTGGTACACGCGCCACTGATCCTGTCGGGCGACGGCAAGCTGCGCGCGCGAACGCTCGCGGCGATGGAAGCGACGGCCCGCTGGCTCGACCGCAACGTCACCAAGGCGCCCGACCGGTTGGGCGAAGTGGCCGGCTGGACCGCGATCGTGGCCGCCGGATTGCTGCTCCCCGACGGTAAGCCGCGGCGGTTATTCGGCGAAGCTGGTCTCGTGCGCGCGCTCGGCGAACTCGTCGCCGACGACGGCGGCGTACTCTCGCGCAGCCCGCTCGCGCAGATCGATGCGATCGGGCTGCTGATCGAACTCAAGGCCTGCTATCGCGCGGTCCGCCGCGAACCGCCGCCGGCGATAGAGGCGATGCTGGCGATGCTCGTGCCGCCGCTGCTTGGCCTGACCCACGGCGACGGCGGGCTCGGATCGTGGCAGGGCGCGGGTGCCGTCCCGGCCGAGCGCATCTCGGCGCTGGTTGCCGCGAGCGGGGTGCGCACGCGGCCGCTCAAGGAAGCACGCCAGTGGGGCTTCCAGCGCGCGACCGGGGGCAAGGCGGTGCTGCAGTTCGATGCGGCCCCGCCGCCGCTCGCGAAGCATGCACGCTCGGGCTGCGCATCGACCCTCGCTTTCGAGTTCAGCCATGGCCCGCAGCGCCTGATCGTCAACTGCGGCGGCGCGGCGTTCGCGGGCGGGCAGGTGCCGGTGCGGATCGAGCAGGGGCTGCGGGCGACCGCGGCGCATTCGACGCTCGTGCTCGACGATGCCAATTCGACCGCGGTGCTGCTCCACGGCAAGCTTGGTGCGGGCGTGGGCGAGGTCGAGGTCGACCGCCGCGTGCTCGAACTGGCCGGCGGCAAGGCGACGCGCCTCGAGGCCAGCCACGACGGCTACGCGAGCCGCCACGGCCTCACGCATCGCCGCATCCTGATCCTCCGCGACGATGGTAACGAGCTGCGGGGCGAAGACCTGCTGGTGCCCGCGGGCAAGAGCGCCAAGCGCGGCAAGATCGCCTTCGCCTTGCGCTTCCACGTCGGACCGGGCATCGAACTCGGGCTTTCAGAGGACAAGCGCGGCGCCGGCCTCGCCTTGCCCGACGGCAGTTACTGGCAGTTCCGCCTCGGCCAGACCGGCGAGGGCGTGACGCTCTCGATCGAGGAAAGCCTGTGGGTCGACGGCCAGGGCCGCCCGCAGCCGATCGAGCAACTCGTGATCCAGGGGATGACCCCGAGGAGCGGCGGCAGCTTCGCCTGGCTCCTCAAGAAGATGGGATAG
- the rpe gene encoding ribulose-phosphate 3-epimerase — protein MAAPLISPSILSADFARLGEEVRAIDEAGCDWIHVDVMDGHYVPNLTIGPGVVKALRPHTAKPFDVHLMVSPVDNWLEAFAEAGADIITVHPEAGPHVHRTVQAIKGLGKKAGISLNPATPAKMLDYLIDDIDLVLVMSVNPGFGGQSFISSQLRKIEAVRKMIDKTGRAIHLEVDGGVDPTTARQCVDAGADVLVAGSATFKGGPGCYAANIAALKGPEGVSA, from the coding sequence ATGGCCGCCCCGCTGATCAGCCCTTCCATCCTGTCGGCCGACTTCGCACGGCTGGGCGAGGAAGTGCGCGCGATCGACGAAGCCGGTTGCGACTGGATCCATGTCGACGTGATGGACGGGCATTACGTCCCCAACCTCACGATCGGGCCCGGAGTCGTGAAGGCGCTGCGCCCGCACACCGCCAAGCCGTTCGACGTGCACCTGATGGTGAGCCCGGTCGACAACTGGCTCGAGGCATTCGCCGAGGCGGGCGCGGACATCATTACTGTCCATCCCGAGGCCGGACCGCACGTCCACCGCACGGTGCAGGCGATCAAGGGCCTCGGCAAGAAGGCCGGGATCAGCCTCAATCCGGCGACGCCGGCCAAGATGCTCGACTACCTCATCGACGATATCGACCTCGTCCTCGTGATGAGCGTCAACCCCGGTTTCGGCGGGCAGAGCTTCATCTCCAGCCAGCTGCGCAAGATCGAAGCGGTGCGCAAGATGATCGACAAGACGGGCCGGGCCATCCACCTCGAAGTCGACGGCGGGGTCGATCCGACCACCGCCCGCCAGTGCGTCGACGCGGGAGCGGACGTGCTGGTCGCGGGATCAGCGACGTTCAAGGGCGGCCCCGGATGCTACGCCGCCAATATCGCGGCGCTTAAGGGCCCCGAAGGGGTGAGCGCCTGA